One genomic region from Anopheles bellator chromosome 2, idAnoBellAS_SP24_06.2, whole genome shotgun sequence encodes:
- the LOC131210718 gene encoding ER membrane protein complex subunit 6: MSSTRVKTRETKTGEVIAYSDAAIRNNASAVEYCRTSMAALSGSTAGVLGLTGILGFLFYVLAVLCLWQMLLLKSGTNWQKYFISRKSLLTHGFLSGLCTFLLFWTFLFGMVHVY; encoded by the exons ATGTCGTCGACGAGGGTGAAAACGAGAGAAACCAAAACCGGAGAAGTGATAGCTTACAGCGATGCGGCGATTAGAAACAATGCATCCGCCGTTGAGTATTGCCGAACGTCGATGGCCGCCCTCTCTGGCAGTACTGCGG GTGTTCTAGGACTTACCGGTATTCTGGGATTCCTGTTCTACGTCCTGGCGGTCCTGTGCCTTTGGCAAATGCTGCTACTGAAGTCCGGCACCAACTGGCAGAAGTATTTCATCAGCCGGAAAAGTCTCCTCACCCATGGGTTTCTGAGCGGGCTGTGCACCTTCTTATTGTTTTGGACGTTTTTGTTTGGAATGGTGCACGTGTACTGA
- the LOC131211817 gene encoding WD repeat-containing protein 91, producing MAHIQYMDGLIREYILFRGFSNTLKVFESELKGDKDKSFRVDKVIDQIMLLIHNHDLLGLRELWESLNNHLFRHLEHHFATAVIKLEQSLLKFYLIVAYTSNKADKVTEFFTKLSPELVTQTEWKEWFFFPFCKNPEDHAAFAVCFTKQWQDTLLISLHNFLSTIYQCMPQPVLSKAESEGCLIKKLQEENAALRSKLASIQQQQQQQYLQSTGSGSHHSRLSASSSGDQRLTADGRIRYSTRSSSSMQSLSDLQPFGIPPPTHIVDDFYIIAQESNSIGNAAENQARGLKSLIRNISSGGSPVLGRRDTALERNKKRSGSVGSRSNWIHS from the exons ATGGCACACATTCAGTACATGGACGGTTTGATTCGAGAATATATTCTGTTTCGAGGATTCTCCAACACACTGAAGGTGTTCGAAAGTGAGCTGAAGGGTGATAAGGACAAAAGCTTCCGTGTTGATAAAGTGATCGATCAGATAATGCTGCTGATACATAATCACGATCTACTTGGTTTGCGTGAACTGTGGGAATCATTGAATAATCATTTGTTCCGCCATTTGGAGCACCATTTCGCCACCG CGGTCATCAAATTGGAGCAATCACTGCTGAAATTCTACCTTATCGTGGCGTATACATCGAACAAGGCTGATAAAGTTACAGAATTTTTTACCAAACTATCGCCCGAACTGGTCACCCAGACGGAATGGAAGGAGTGGTTCT ttttcccgttttgtaAAAATCCAGAAGACCACGCAGCGTTTGCCGTATGCTTCACGAAGCAATGGCAGGACACGCTGCTCATCTCGCTGCACAATTTTCTCTCCACCATTTACCAGTGCATGCCACAGCCCGTCCTATCGAAGGCCGAATCGGAGGGTTGTTTGATAAAAAAGCTGCAAGAGGAGAATGCCGCTTTACGCAGCAAATTGGccagcatccagcagcagcagcagcaacagtaccTTCAGTCGACCGGATCCGGTAGTCACCATTCGCGACTTAGCGCATCGTCCAGCGGTGATCAGCGTCTgacggcggacggacggatccGCTACTCCACCCGATCGTCGTCCAGCATGCAGTCGTTGAGCGATCTGCAACCGTTTGGTATTCCGCCTCCGACACACATCGTCGATGACTTCTACATCATTGCGCAGGAATCGAACAGCATAGGTAATGCGGCGGAAAATCAGGCGCGGGGCCTAAAATCGTTGATCAGAAACATTAGCTCAGGTGGAAGTCCGGTTCTCGGGCGACGTGATACGGCTCTCGAACGGAACAAGAAACGGTCCGGAAGCGTAGGAAGTCGCAGTAATTGGATTCACAGTTAG
- the LOC131211818 gene encoding annexin B10-like, which yields MSWYYTPVPTVVPAAEFDASADANALHGAMKGMGTDEQAIIDILAARSNAQRQQILETYASELGRDLIDDLKSELGGKFEDVIVGLMMPPEKYLCKQLHKAMDGIGTDEATLIEVLAPQTNEEVKKIVDCYEQLYDRPLAEHLCSETSGSFRRLLTMIIVGARAPQGTVDAELAVEQANQLYSAGEGKLGTDEEVFYKLLAHCSFDQLEIVFDEYKKLSGQTIEQAMKHELSGELYDALSAIVECVQMAPHFFAKRLHKAMDGAGTDDATLIRIIVSRSEIDLQNVKDEYEQMYNKTLLSAVRNECSGDYKRALCALIGGA from the exons ATGTCCTGGTATTACACG CCCGTCCCCACTGTAGTTCCGGCCGCGGAATTCGATGCTTCAGCGGATGCTAATGCTCTGCACGGAGCGATGAAGGGCATGGGAACGGACGAGCAAGCAATCATCGACATTCTTGCAGCACGCAGCAACGCCCAGCGGCAACAAATTTTAGAAACGTACGCCAGCGAACTCGGCAGG GATTTAATTGATGATTTAAAATCCGAACTGGGCGGCAAGTTCGAAGACGTCATCGTTGGCTTGATGATGCCACCGGAAAAGTATCTCTGCAAGCAGCTCCACAAGGCGATGGACGGCATCGGAACGGATGAGGCGACGCTCATCGAGGTACTGGCTCCGCAAACGAACGAAGAGGTGAAGAAAATTGTCGATTGCTACGAGCAGCTGTACGATCGGCCGCTGGCGGAGCACCTTTGCTCGGAAACGTCCGGCAGTTTCCGGCGGCTGCTGACAATGATCATCGTCGGAGCGCGGGCACCACAGGGTACGGTCGATGCCGAGCTGGCCGTCGAGCAGGCCAACCAGTTGTACAGCGCGGGCGAGGGCAAGCTTGGTACGGATGAGGAAGTTTTCTACAAGCTGCTGGCCCATTGCAGCTTCGATCAGCTAGAGATCGTGTTCGATGAGTACAAGAAGCTGTCGGGTCAAACGATCGAGCAAGCCATGAAGCACGAGCTGAGCGGTGAACTGTACGACGCGCTGAGTGCGATCGTGGAATGCGTCCAGATGGCACCGCACTTTTTTGCCAAACGGCTACACAAGGCCATGGACGGGGCCGGTACGGATGATGCGACGCTCATCCGAATCATCGTTTCGCGGTCGGAGATCGATCTGCAGAACGTGAAGGATGAGTACGAGCAGATGTACAACAAAACACTGCTCAGTGCCGTTCGG AACGAGTGTTCCGGTGACTACAAGCGTGCACTGTGCGCCCTAATCGGTGGTGCCTAA